One window of the bacterium genome contains the following:
- a CDS encoding TonB-dependent receptor — MSFAQSGAVNGFVRDAKDGEPLAFCNVYLDKTDFGAATNAKGYYYIGHVPEGKYQLVASFVGYKNMTRSVSVGPNQTVNMDLELSPGAIELGEVKVTAERARFEREVEVSAVRLDTKQLQFLPKVGGEADLFRTIQLLPGVVSTSDFSNRLYIRGGSPDQNLILLDGITVYNPSHLFGLFSPFIEDAVSDATLLAGGFPAKYGGRLSSVLDVTTKEGDSKEFTGDASASMIAAQGLVQGPIPGPKSEGDSLNGAFRPSGSYLIAGRRTYLPDILLKAFGVDGLGYYFYDLMGKANYEPWKDSRFTLTGLGAEDVLDFWDPSNANGLKANLAWGNRGVSLRWNRVFTPILYGEVVGAWSNFYSSFNVNFGTPDTIKMATGLTDLTLKSDLTWYETDRLTSDFGLDCRFTRTNLSFQYDTTAFGTADTLWPLAAYVDEKWEIVPDKLFLKPGFRLSYYTKGRRIAPEPRLGLKYLPAKNTAFDLAVGRYTQPMVTLNSTDAVLSIYDMWLPVQSYQSLPTAYHAIAGVEQWLKRDVVFSLEGYYKDYQNLLETRYGDYFTPPESLLAANGYSYGADLMLRKTEGWVNGWVSYSYMWTRRTAGGESYFPAYDRRSTVNLVLSFPHLFWGMDVSAKWTLGTGLPYSGDIGYYPEYQYRPADPNWWRRPEWVFINGPRDAFRYPVYHRLDAGVTKAWQKKWGEISAFLDVTNVYNAKNVLLYYWEIGKDGLPVRHSIGMIPILPTLGVKVRF; from the coding sequence TTGTCCTTTGCGCAGTCGGGCGCTGTTAATGGCTTCGTCCGGGATGCGAAAGACGGCGAGCCGCTGGCGTTCTGCAACGTCTACCTGGACAAGACCGACTTCGGCGCAGCCACGAACGCCAAGGGCTATTATTACATCGGGCACGTGCCGGAGGGGAAGTACCAGTTGGTCGCGTCGTTCGTCGGGTACAAGAACATGACGCGCTCGGTCTCGGTCGGGCCGAACCAGACCGTGAACATGGACCTGGAGCTTTCACCCGGGGCGATTGAGTTGGGCGAGGTGAAGGTGACCGCGGAGCGGGCGCGGTTCGAGCGCGAGGTCGAGGTCTCGGCGGTGCGGCTCGACACCAAGCAACTGCAGTTCTTGCCCAAGGTCGGCGGCGAGGCAGATTTGTTCCGCACGATTCAGTTGCTGCCGGGCGTAGTCTCAACTTCGGACTTCTCGAACCGGCTCTACATTCGGGGCGGGAGTCCGGACCAGAACCTGATTCTCTTGGACGGCATCACGGTGTACAACCCATCACACCTGTTCGGGCTGTTCTCACCTTTCATCGAGGACGCGGTGTCGGACGCAACCCTGCTCGCGGGCGGGTTCCCGGCGAAGTACGGCGGGCGCCTGAGTTCGGTGCTGGACGTGACCACAAAGGAAGGAGACTCGAAGGAATTCACCGGCGACGCATCGGCCTCGATGATTGCCGCGCAGGGGCTGGTCCAAGGACCGATTCCGGGGCCAAAGTCCGAAGGCGACAGCCTCAACGGAGCGTTCAGGCCCTCGGGTTCGTACCTGATTGCCGGCAGGAGAACGTACCTGCCGGACATCCTGCTGAAAGCGTTCGGGGTCGATGGGCTCGGCTACTACTTCTACGACCTGATGGGGAAGGCGAACTATGAGCCCTGGAAGGACTCCCGGTTCACCCTGACCGGACTGGGGGCCGAGGATGTGCTCGACTTCTGGGACCCTTCGAACGCCAACGGACTGAAGGCCAACCTCGCATGGGGCAACCGCGGGGTTTCGCTGCGCTGGAACCGGGTGTTTACCCCGATTCTGTATGGAGAGGTCGTGGGCGCGTGGAGCAACTTCTACTCGAGCTTCAACGTGAACTTTGGCACACCTGACACCATCAAGATGGCGACAGGCCTGACTGACCTCACGCTCAAGAGCGACCTGACGTGGTATGAGACCGACCGCCTGACCTCGGACTTCGGGCTGGACTGCCGCTTTACCCGGACCAACCTGAGCTTTCAGTACGATACCACCGCCTTCGGCACCGCCGACACACTCTGGCCTTTGGCCGCCTACGTCGACGAGAAGTGGGAGATAGTCCCCGACAAGCTGTTTCTGAAGCCCGGCTTCCGGCTGAGTTACTACACCAAAGGGCGGCGGATCGCGCCGGAACCGCGGCTGGGGTTGAAGTATCTCCCGGCCAAGAACACAGCGTTCGACTTGGCCGTAGGCAGATACACGCAGCCGATGGTGACGCTTAACTCGACCGACGCCGTGCTTTCAATCTACGACATGTGGTTGCCGGTACAGTCATACCAGTCGCTGCCGACGGCGTACCACGCCATCGCCGGCGTGGAACAGTGGCTGAAGCGCGACGTCGTGTTTTCGCTTGAGGGATACTACAAAGACTACCAGAACCTGCTCGAGACCCGGTACGGCGACTATTTCACGCCGCCGGAATCGCTCCTCGCGGCCAACGGCTATTCCTACGGCGCGGACCTGATGCTGCGCAAGACCGAAGGCTGGGTCAATGGCTGGGTCAGCTATTCGTACATGTGGACGCGGCGGACGGCGGGGGGTGAGTCTTACTTTCCGGCCTATGACCGGCGTAGCACTGTGAACCTTGTGCTGTCGTTCCCGCACCTGTTCTGGGGCATGGACGTGTCAGCCAAGTGGACGCTCGGAACGGGGCTGCCATACTCCGGCGACATCGGCTATTATCCTGAGTATCAGTACCGGCCGGCTGACCCAAACTGGTGGCGACGCCCGGAATGGGTCTTTATCAATGGGCCGCGCGACGCGTTTCGTTACCCGGTCTATCATCGTCTCGACGCGGGGGTTACCAAAGCCTGGCAGAAGAAGTGGGGCGAGATTTCCGCGTTCCTCGACGTGACGAATGTGTACAACGCCAAGAACGTGCTGCTTTACTATTGGGAGATTGGGAAGGACGGACTGCCGGTGCGGCACAGCATCGGCATGATTCCAATCCTGCCAACGCTGGGAGTGA